The genomic segment CGCAGGGACGGACGGGACGACGGACAACGGTCGCCCCGCCCTACAGCGCCCCGCTCCGCAGAGCACCGACCAGACGGCCGACCGGCCCGTAACCGAGCACCAACGCCACCTCAACGCAGCGGCCCACCGCCGCGTCGGCGAGTGCTTCGCCGCCCTGGCCTTCGCCCCGGCGGCCCGTTCGCCGTGGAACCCGCCTGAGACATCCGCTGCCCGCCCCGGTCCGGGCCCGCCGGACCGGGGCGGGGCTGGACCGGACCTGGTTGCGACACGCGTCATCGCCTGGGTCCGGCGGCCGGCCTCAGCGGCGGCTGTAGCGGGCGCGGCCCACTGCGGCGGCGAGGGTCAGTGGGACGGTCAGGATCGCGGCCGTCAGAAACAGGCTCTGGTAGGCGTGGTGTTCGGCGGGTACAGCGGCGAGTGTGCTGGCCAGCGCGCTGCCGACGTAGAGGGCGAGGCCGAACATGGCGACGCCGGTGGCGCGGGCCGTCGGTGACAGGACGGTGGCCCAGGACTGGATCGTGGAGTGCATGAACGACCAGCCGCCACCCAGCAGCAGGGCGGTCACCACCAGTGCCGGGACCGTCCGGCTGGCTGCGGCGAGTCCGAAGGCCGCCGCCATCTGGACTCCGCCGGTCACGATGAGCCGCGCCGGTGACCACCGGCCGACCAGGCGCTTGACCGATTGGGCCGCTGCCATGGAGCCGACGCCGTAGAGCGCGGAAACCGCGCCCGCCAGTGCGGCCGAGGCGCCCTGTGCCTCAAGGGCAGGCGCGACGTAGGTCAGGAAACCCAGCAGGACCGCTCCCTCCAGCATGGCGACGGCCATCACGTACCACTGCCATCGAGAGCGCAGCACCACGCGGATCGGGGTGAGCAGAGAACCTGCCGGTTCACGCGGGGGCTCCGGCAACCTGCGCAGGGCGACGGCCAGGTACACGGCCAGCACCCCGGGGAGTGCGAACACCAACCGCCAGCTGACGTAGTGCGCCAGCGCCCCCGCGACAACAGTGGCCACTGCTGTGCCCAGGGCGAAAGCGGTCATCAGTTGGCTGAGCGGCCGCTGCCGCACCGCAGCGGGGACGGTGTCACCGATGTAGGTGATGGATGCCGCGATGGACGCGGCGAAGAAGGCGCCCGCGGCAGCGCGGGCCACGATCAGCACCGTCGCATCGGGTGCGAGCACCGAGCACAGGGAGGCGACGGCCGCCCCGGTCAGTGAGACCCGCATGACCCCCACCCGGCCGATCCGGTCGCTGGCCAGGCCCCAGACAGGTTGCATCAGTCCGTAGCACAGGAAGTAGCCGCTGGCCGCGAGCATCACGGTCGGCAGGGAGACGCCCAGTTGGGTGCCGATGAGCAGAAGCATGGGTGTGATGCAGAAGCGGTCGAAGTTGCTGACGAAGCCCGCGGTGCGCAGCAATCGCAAGGAGGTGACAGGAAGTCCATCGGACTGTGCGGAGGTGCCGGCGGTCGCGGGAGCAGTGGCGTCCACGAGGTGCTCCTTTCTCTGGTAAGTCGGCCCTCTTGGATCTTTTACGGGTCTTCCGGGGTCCGGTATCTCCAGCTCACCATCACTGCGGCCCGGGGCCTGCCCTCAGCCGATTACCCTTTCTCACACCTTGCCGGGCGCTCCGCAGAGTTCCGGCCGGGAAGAAAAGGAAGGACACACGGGAGGAGCCGCCGGGATGCACGGTGTGGGGCCTGGAGGGGCGCGGGCGGGCGCCGTCCCGGTGAATGCCGTGGAGAACGGACCGGGCCGGGAACTGGGTGCCTTCCTTCGCTCCCGGCGCGAACGCCTGACCCCGGGTGAGGTGGGGCTGCCCGGCTCGCCGAGGCGCCGTACACCGGGTCTGCGACGCGGTGAGGTCGCCGAGTTGGCCGGGATCAGCAGCTCCTGGTACGCGTGGCTGGAGCAGGGCCGGGTCCGTACGACGGAACAGGTACTGCGGTCGGTGGCGCGTGCCCTTCTGCTGGACGAGGACGAGACCGAGCACGTCCTGTCGTTCGTGGAACGCGCCGTGCCGGCCGCGTCCGCCCCGCGTTGGGTGTCCCGGAACCTGTTGTCGCTGGTCGAGGCACTTGCGCCGAACCCCGCGGTGGTTCTGGACCCGCACTGGGACCTACTGGCCTGGAACATCGGTTACGCGGCGCTGTTGACCGACCCGGCGCGGCTGACACCCAAGGAGCGCAATCTGCTGTGGCTGGTGTTCCGCTGGCCGCCTGCCCGTAGCCTGCTGGCCGAGTGGGAGCCTGAAGCCAGAAGCCTGCTGGGGCAGTTCCGCGCGAGGGCAGCCCGCCATCCGGAGGACGGACGGTACGCGGAGATCACCGCGGAGCTGCTGGCCGACCGGGACGCGGCCCGCTGGTACGGCGCCCGGGAAACCGCGGGGTTCCACCCCGCCGTGCGGCGTTTCAGGCATCCCGTGGCCGGGGACCTGCGGTTGCGGTACGTCAAACTCGCCGCGGTCGACGAGCCGGGACACCACCTCCTGGCCTATCTCCCCGACGATCCGCGGACCGAGTCGGCGGTGAGCGCTCTCTGAGGACGGGACGGCGGACAGGAGCGGACGGGGCGGCGGACGGTCTGACGGCGCCGGGCCCACTGCCCGGCGCCGGTCCCTCAACTCAGTTGGTCAGGACTGCCTTCAGTACCGAGCCAGAGGCGACCGCCGTCAGGGCGTCGGCATGCTTGTCCAGGGGAAAAGCTGTCACCAGGCTCGCAAGGCCGAAGCGCGCGAGGAGCGCCGGCAATAGCCGTACGTACTCCACCAGGTGGGCCCCCGTGAACGCCCAGGAGCCAATGACGTCCAGTTGCCGGTGGACTATCTGGTGCGGGTTGACGAGGGTGTCCCCCGCGTCGGTGTACTGGCCGATTATCAGATAGCTGCCGCCGCGCCGGGCCAGGGTGAGGCCTTGCCCCACGGCCGCCGGAACCCCGGCGCACTCGATCACCAGGTCCGCTCCGCCACCACCGGTGGCCGCCCGCACCTCGCGCAGGACTTCTTCGGGGTCGGAGGCGCCGACGATGTCCAGGTGCGCGTCGCCGATACCGGCTGCGGCGGCCTGAGCCAGCCGCCCGGCAGGGCCGCCGACGACAATAACCTTGGTGGCCCCCGCCAGTTGGGCGAAGGCAGCGGCTGCCAGGCCTACCGGACCGCTGCCCTGCACCACCACGACCTCACCGAGCCGTACGGGTCGGCGCTCGTACAGCGCGTGGGCCACCGTGGGCCCGGCGCAGGCCAGGGACATGGCTGCGAGCGGGTCGATGTCGCTGGCGATCTTCACCACGGCGGTGCCGCGTTGCAACTCGATGTGGTCGGCCCAGGAGCCGGACAGTTCCGGGCCGTCGGCGAGCGAACGGTTGACGCCGTAGGTACGCCGGTTCTCGCACAGGGTCGGTTCACGATGCAGTCGGCAGGGCGGGCAGACACCGCAGGCGATGGAGGAGGCCCACATCACCGCGTCGCCGACGGCCAACGGCGCGCCGGTGGCGTCATGGTGGTTTCCGGCTCCCAACTCTGCGATGACACCCAGTCCTTCGTGACCCAGGACCAGTGGTAGGGGAATGTCCAGGTGGCCCTGACCCAGATGAAGATCAGTGCCGCAGATCCCGCCATAGCCGCACTTCACGATCATCCCGCCGTCAGGGGCCGGCGGAAGGGTGAACGTCCGTAGCCGCGGCGGCTCTCCGAAACGTTCCAGGACGACGGCGCGGCCGGTCTCGGGCGTAGTCATACCGTCACCGCCGCCAGGGTCTCGGAGAAAGGCGCGGGCAGTGCGCGCAGCGGCTCGGTGTTCCGGCACACAACATAGTCGGGGCGGGCTTCGCCAGCCGGCCGCGGCAGGTTCGTGACGTCGTTGTAAGTCGCGATCAAAAGCCTGCGCGTGAACGGCGACATGTTCGGCGCCGAGCCGTGCACGATCTCCGGCGAGAAGAACACCACGGAGCCGGCCGATCCCTTGGGACTTGTCATACCGTGGCGGTCGACGCATTCGGCGAGCTGCTGGGGGCCCAGGGAGATGTCGTCGGGATCGAGATGTTGTTCGGACCTGGCAGCGTCCGCACGTCCCTCACGGACGAGCCCGCCGCCATGTGAGCCGGGAAGGAAGATAACCGGCCCGTTGAACTCGGTGACCTCATCGAGAAAGACGGCGACGTTGACCTGCCTGGGTGCGGGCAGTCCGTCGGCGAGGCGCCAGGCGAGGTAGTCCTGGTGCCAAGCCCACTTGTCGCCGCCGAAGGCCGCCTTGGCATTGATCTTGAACTGGTAGATGTATACGTCATCACTGAGCAGTTGCTGTACGGGCTGGAGAATGCGCGGGTCACGGGTGAGCCCCGCGCACTCCGGTTGCCGCTGGTGCGAGGAGTAGACCGCGCGGACCTCTGCCCCGTCCCCCTCCGTCACGACCTGTGGTCCGGGGACCTTGCTGTCACGTGCGAAGGCGAGCCGCAGTGCCTCCACTTCTTGCTGGTTCAACAGGGATTCCAGCAACAGGAACCCATGGGAGCGGTAGGCGTCGACTTGTGACTGATTCAGTCGCATGCTTGTGCATCTCCTGAGAATGAGGGGTCATCTGGTGTGCAACGAGGACCATCAGCCCATGAAATGGCCGCCATCGACAACGATTTGCTGGCCGGTGATGTAGCCGCTGCGTACGGAGACGAGGAATTCGAGAGTGTCGGTGATGTCCTCGACCGAACCCAGCCGCTGCCCGGGAATGGCCGCGACGACGGCTGCCCACCGTTCGGGCGTGTCAAGCCGGTAGCGTTCGACGACCTCTTGGGTGTCGGTGAATCCCGGGAGGAGGGCGTTGACCCTGATGTACGGGGCCATTCCAGGGCCATGCATTTCGTGAGCTGGAGCAGACCCGCCCTGCTCGCGCAGTAGTTGGCACCGTCCGGCCGTGGCCGGATGGCTGTGGTGGACGAGACGTTGACTATGCTGCCGCCTCCTGCCGAGACCATCGTGGGGGTCAGGGCGCGGCTGAGGTGGAACGGGCCGAGAGGTTGGTGGCCAGGACCATGTCCCAATCTTCGGTGGTCATGGCCAAGAAAGGCCGGTCGCGGTTGACGCCAGCGTTGTTGACGAGGACGGTCGGTGCGTCGTGTTCAGCGCTGATGCGGGCACACACAGAGCGGATCTCCTCTGGACAAGCAAGGTCGCAGCGCATCGCCTCGATCCGCCCGTCACCGGCCTGTACGGTCTGCTGTGCGGCGCGGTCGTCGTCGCGGTAGAGGGCAATCATCTGGTGCCCGAGTGCGGCGAGCCGCAGACTCAGTGCCTGCCCAATGCCACGGGTGCCGCCGCTGACCACGGACGTCGTCATAGTGGCTCAATTCACCTAGAAGCGGATCAGTTGGCGGCCAGATCGCCACGCAGCAGGTTGGAGCCTTCAGGCACCGCGGCCGGGTCACCGCCGACCTCGGCGACGGCGTTGTGCTCATCGACGAAGACGACCCTGGGGACGAAGGAGGTGGACTGTTCGTCCTTCATGGCGGCGTAGGCAATGACGATGACCCGGTCGCCGGGGCTGATCAGCCGGGCGGCTGCGCCGTTGATGCCGATCACCCCGGAGCCGGCCTGCCCCTCGATGACGTAGGTGGACAGCCGGGAACCGTTCTCGATGTCGACGATGTCAACCTTTTCGCCGGGTAGCAGGTCGGCGGCCGTCATCAACTCGGAGTCGACAGTCAGCGAGCCGACATAGTGCAAGTCGGCCTGGGTGACGGTGGCCCGGTGGATCTTAGACTTCATCATGGTGCGGTACACGGTGTTCCTCGCATCGGATTGTCGGGGGCAGCGGATGTGGTGATCAGGACGGCCAGGTTGCGTAGCGGCGCTTGACGTAAAGCAGGGGCGCGTCGGCGTCGGCCGGGCCAGGCAGGTGGGTGTGCAGCACCTCGCCGATGACAACGGTGTGGTCACCGGCTGACGCCAGCTGGGTGACGCGGCATTCCGCGATGGCGTGCGCATCCTGCGGCAGGACCGGCAGGCCGGTGGCGGGGGCCGGCTCCCAGGGGACTGTGGTGAAGCGCTCTGCCACCGGTCCGGCGAAGGCCTCGGCGGCGCGGCGTCCGGCACTGTGCAGGAAATTGACGGCGAACGCCCCTCGTGCGGTGATCACCGGCAGGGTGCTGCCGGAGTTCGAGGCACACACCAGGAGCTGCGGCGGGCGGAGGGAGACCGAGCACAGGGCAGTGCAGGTGAAACCGTGTGGTGTTCCTTGATCGTCGCTGGTGGTGATGACGGTGACGCCGCTGGGGTGGGAGCCCATTAGAGCCCGGAAGACGTCCCGGTCGGCCGTTGTCTCGTCCGCGGTCAGGATCACCACGAGAAGGCCCGGGCGTCGTAGAGATTGACACCGACGGCGGCCTTGCCGAGGTACTCCAGGCACTCGTGGGGCTTGGCTGGCATCACATGGGCGAACGCCACCTCGCGGGTGAGGCGTTCAAGCGGGTGGCTGCGGCTCACGGCTGCCGAGCCGCAAAGACGCACGGCATCCTGGGCCAGCTCTTGACCGACCTCGCCGACGACGAATTTGGCCGCGTGCACCGCGGCATTCGCCTCCAGGCTGCCGCGTTCGGCGTCGACCAGGTCGCCAGCCTCGTGGACCAGCGCGCGGGCCGCCCGCAGCCGGGCCGACATCCGTCCCAGTTCCTGCTGGAGCACCGGTGACGCTGCGCGGACGGGGACGGCGGTGACGTGGTCGACGACCTGTTGGAAGAGGGCTTCCGCGATACCCAAGTAGGCACCGGTGTAGCCAGCGATCATCCAATGCGGTTCGCGTACGACCTTGAACAGGGACATGCCCTCAACACCGAGGTAGAGGCGTGAGCGGGGCACTGCCACCGCGTCAAGGGACATGGCGGCGGTGCTGGTGCCGTACATCGCCGACATGCTGTGCACGGTGCCGAAGGTGACGCCTGGGTCGTCGGAGGCGACGACAAAGTGCGAGATATCCCCGGTGTCCTCGGTGCCGTCGTCGGCCGCGGCCGCGACGACGTAGTAGTCGGCCGCGCCGACGAGCGACACGAAGGACTTCCTGCCGGTGAGCAGATAGCTCTCGCCGTCGTCGGAGAGTCGGTAGCGGGTGCCCATGCCGCGGAGTTTGGCGCCGCGGCCGGTTTCTGAGGTGGCAGAGGCGAAGAGCTTGCGGCCGTGCACGACCTCATCCAGCATCCAGGTGCGAAACCGTTCAGCCGCTGGCGGCAGGCGGGTGCCCACCGTGTCCGCGAGCGCGCCGATCACTACGTTGTGCATGTTGAAGCCGAGGGTCGCGGCGCCGTTACGGGCACCGAGTTCGGCCAGCACCCGCCAGTAGTCGCCGAAGCCCAGACCCGCGCCGCCGACGTCCCGCGGGGCGAGCAGCGCCAGAAGGCCAGAATTGCGCAGAATATCGTAGGTCTCATGTCCGTTGGAGTGGCCGGCGTCCACGTCGGCGGCAAGCGGGGCAAGGGCCGCTCCGGTCTCGGCCGCGAGTTTGAGGATGTCGCCCAGGTGTGTCGGCAGCGTCATTGGTGTCCTCCGGGTCAGTTCTCGACGGCTAGGCCGAGTTGGCGGGCGATACCTACGCGCAGCAGGTCGTTGGGGCCGGCGTAGGTGAGGGCCGCCATGGGGCCAGCGAGGTCGGCCATCAGTTCGGAGCCGGTGAGGAAGGCCCGTACACCTGACAGGGCGGTGGCGTGCTCGGTGAGGCGTACGAAGTCTTCGGAGACGGAAATCTTGGTGAGGGCGGCCGCGGCAGCCAGTTGTCGGGCCGGTATGCCGGTGTCGAGCCGGGCGGCCATGGCATACAGCTGGACGCGTGAGCGGTGCAGTCCCAGCGCCATGTCGCTGAG from the Streptomyces sp. AM 4-1-1 genome contains:
- a CDS encoding MFS transporter — encoded protein: MDATAPATAGTSAQSDGLPVTSLRLLRTAGFVSNFDRFCITPMLLLIGTQLGVSLPTVMLAASGYFLCYGLMQPVWGLASDRIGRVGVMRVSLTGAAVASLCSVLAPDATVLIVARAAAGAFFAASIAASITYIGDTVPAAVRQRPLSQLMTAFALGTAVATVVAGALAHYVSWRLVFALPGVLAVYLAVALRRLPEPPREPAGSLLTPIRVVLRSRWQWYVMAVAMLEGAVLLGFLTYVAPALEAQGASAALAGAVSALYGVGSMAAAQSVKRLVGRWSPARLIVTGGVQMAAAFGLAAASRTVPALVVTALLLGGGWSFMHSTIQSWATVLSPTARATGVAMFGLALYVGSALASTLAAVPAEHHAYQSLFLTAAILTVPLTLAAAVGRARYSRR
- a CDS encoding helix-turn-helix transcriptional regulator — protein: MENGPGRELGAFLRSRRERLTPGEVGLPGSPRRRTPGLRRGEVAELAGISSSWYAWLEQGRVRTTEQVLRSVARALLLDEDETEHVLSFVERAVPAASAPRWVSRNLLSLVEALAPNPAVVLDPHWDLLAWNIGYAALLTDPARLTPKERNLLWLVFRWPPARSLLAEWEPEARSLLGQFRARAARHPEDGRYAEITAELLADRDAARWYGARETAGFHPAVRRFRHPVAGDLRLRYVKLAAVDEPGHHLLAYLPDDPRTESAVSAL
- a CDS encoding zinc-binding dehydrogenase, giving the protein MTTPETGRAVVLERFGEPPRLRTFTLPPAPDGGMIVKCGYGGICGTDLHLGQGHLDIPLPLVLGHEGLGVIAELGAGNHHDATGAPLAVGDAVMWASSIACGVCPPCRLHREPTLCENRRTYGVNRSLADGPELSGSWADHIELQRGTAVVKIASDIDPLAAMSLACAGPTVAHALYERRPVRLGEVVVVQGSGPVGLAAAAFAQLAGATKVIVVGGPAGRLAQAAAAGIGDAHLDIVGASDPEEVLREVRAATGGGGADLVIECAGVPAAVGQGLTLARRGGSYLIIGQYTDAGDTLVNPHQIVHRQLDVIGSWAFTGAHLVEYVRLLPALLARFGLASLVTAFPLDKHADALTAVASGSVLKAVLTN
- a CDS encoding phytanoyl-CoA dioxygenase family protein, yielding MRLNQSQVDAYRSHGFLLLESLLNQQEVEALRLAFARDSKVPGPQVVTEGDGAEVRAVYSSHQRQPECAGLTRDPRILQPVQQLLSDDVYIYQFKINAKAAFGGDKWAWHQDYLAWRLADGLPAPRQVNVAVFLDEVTEFNGPVIFLPGSHGGGLVREGRADAARSEQHLDPDDISLGPQQLAECVDRHGMTSPKGSAGSVVFFSPEIVHGSAPNMSPFTRRLLIATYNDVTNLPRPAGEARPDYVVCRNTEPLRALPAPFSETLAAVTV
- a CDS encoding SDR family oxidoreductase, which codes for MAPYIRVNALLPGFTDTQEVVERYRLDTPERWAAVVAAIPGQRLGSVEDITDTLEFLVSVRSGYITGQQIVVDGGHFMG
- the panD gene encoding aspartate 1-decarboxylase; the encoded protein is MYRTMMKSKIHRATVTQADLHYVGSLTVDSELMTAADLLPGEKVDIVDIENGSRLSTYVIEGQAGSGVIGINGAAARLISPGDRVIVIAYAAMKDEQSTSFVPRVVFVDEHNAVAEVGGDPAAVPEGSNLLRGDLAAN
- a CDS encoding flavin reductase family protein, which produces MVILTADETTADRDVFRALMGSHPSGVTVITTSDDQGTPHGFTCTALCSVSLRPPQLLVCASNSGSTLPVITARGAFAVNFLHSAGRRAAEAFAGPVAERFTTVPWEPAPATGLPVLPQDAHAIAECRVTQLASAGDHTVVIGEVLHTHLPGPADADAPLLYVKRRYATWPS
- a CDS encoding acyl-CoA dehydrogenase family protein; its protein translation is MTLPTHLGDILKLAAETGAALAPLAADVDAGHSNGHETYDILRNSGLLALLAPRDVGGAGLGFGDYWRVLAELGARNGAATLGFNMHNVVIGALADTVGTRLPPAAERFRTWMLDEVVHGRKLFASATSETGRGAKLRGMGTRYRLSDDGESYLLTGRKSFVSLVGAADYYVVAAAADDGTEDTGDISHFVVASDDPGVTFGTVHSMSAMYGTSTAAMSLDAVAVPRSRLYLGVEGMSLFKVVREPHWMIAGYTGAYLGIAEALFQQVVDHVTAVPVRAASPVLQQELGRMSARLRAARALVHEAGDLVDAERGSLEANAAVHAAKFVVGEVGQELAQDAVRLCGSAAVSRSHPLERLTREVAFAHVMPAKPHECLEYLGKAAVGVNLYDARAFSW